A window of the Microbacterium sp. AZCO genome harbors these coding sequences:
- the lgt gene encoding prolipoprotein diacylglyceryl transferase, whose amino-acid sequence MIRAALDVVTSIPSPPVSSFTIHLFSWNLTIHYYALCIIAGIIVAVFLTNHRLTKRGAEPWVVIDIALIAVPLAIIAARIYHVLTHYNFYFGEGSRPWSWLYIWEGGIAIYGALIGGAIGAWLGCRWTGIRFTAFADALAPGLLLAQALGRFGNWFNQELFGLPTDLPWGLRIDSDNPAFPPGLEPGTLFHPTFLYEVIWNTMGVFVLLWAGRAFTLQWGRLFGLYLVWYSAGRIVWESIRIDPSDVYLGLRTNVWAAIIGVVLGLVILFVQKRRHPGLEPSPYVPGREWKPKGAVQSAETEDFVDVSEPPAEQVESGSATSTVASK is encoded by the coding sequence ATGATCCGCGCCGCACTCGACGTCGTCACCAGCATCCCGAGCCCTCCCGTGAGCTCGTTCACGATCCACCTCTTCTCGTGGAACCTGACGATCCACTACTACGCGCTGTGCATCATCGCGGGCATCATCGTCGCCGTCTTCCTGACGAACCACCGCCTCACCAAACGCGGTGCGGAGCCCTGGGTCGTCATCGACATCGCGCTCATCGCGGTGCCCCTCGCGATCATCGCGGCGCGCATCTACCACGTGCTCACGCACTACAACTTCTACTTCGGCGAGGGGTCGCGGCCATGGTCGTGGCTGTACATCTGGGAGGGCGGCATCGCGATCTACGGCGCCCTCATCGGCGGTGCCATCGGCGCGTGGCTCGGCTGCCGGTGGACCGGCATCCGCTTCACCGCGTTCGCCGACGCACTGGCGCCGGGACTGCTGCTGGCGCAGGCGCTGGGCCGGTTCGGCAACTGGTTCAACCAGGAGCTCTTCGGCCTGCCCACCGATCTTCCGTGGGGCCTCCGGATCGACAGCGACAACCCCGCCTTCCCGCCCGGGCTCGAGCCGGGCACACTCTTCCACCCGACCTTCCTCTACGAGGTCATCTGGAACACGATGGGCGTCTTCGTGCTGCTGTGGGCGGGACGCGCCTTCACGCTGCAGTGGGGCCGCCTCTTCGGCCTGTACCTCGTCTGGTACAGCGCGGGCCGCATCGTGTGGGAGTCGATCCGGATCGACCCGAGCGACGTGTACCTCGGGCTCCGCACCAATGTGTGGGCCGCGATCATCGGCGTCGTGCTCGGTCTTGTCATCCTCTTCGTGCAGAAGCGCCGCCATCCGGGCCTCGAACCGTCGCCGTATGTGCCCGGTCGCGAGTGGAAGCCCAAGGGGGCTGTACAATCGGCAGAGACCGAGGACTTCGTCGATGTGAGTGAACCACCGGCGGAGCAGGTCGAATCGGGCAGCGCCACAAGCACAGTCGCCTCGAAGTAA
- a CDS encoding APC family permease, translated as MTQNSSQVAPDDQREASGHGLQSGGVSAAGSIVMAVAGSAPAYSIAATTATLVGVAGLGAPAALLWCGIPMLGIAWAFLYLGRADVNAGAAYSWVARALHPALGFLSGWALVISATIFMVAGALPAGAMTVSLFDPSQADNVPLITTIGAVWFVIMAACVYFGVSITARAQWIMSCIEVGILIVFAALALFRAGTTSHDGPDFSWDWLGFQHLTGPGVFVGAALIAAFYYWGWDVSSNLNEETKDGHKSAGAAGLIGVGIVFVLFEIFTIATLIMLSQEQIESNSANILSVLGDVIWPGLGGKILIIAVALSTIATLETTLIQVTRTLFAMGRDHTIPSRFGRVHPRWKTPTFATLVILGVSLVLFVGSNFLGSVGDIMENAILSIGLQIAFYYTLAGVAVVVAYRRVLLRSVKNFILIGLWPASGAVFMGWAFFASIPQNDPIVNWLGIGLIVLGVIPLALFFRKAKVYYSRRPLELPAELDRKAPVDVDLRSPEQVATLPDPNTTTVKTIDE; from the coding sequence ATGACCCAGAACAGCTCTCAGGTCGCACCCGACGACCAGAGGGAGGCCAGCGGGCACGGTCTGCAGTCGGGCGGCGTCAGCGCCGCCGGCTCGATCGTGATGGCCGTGGCGGGCAGCGCGCCCGCCTATTCGATCGCGGCGACGACCGCGACACTCGTCGGCGTGGCCGGTCTCGGCGCGCCCGCCGCACTCCTGTGGTGCGGCATCCCGATGCTCGGCATCGCCTGGGCGTTCCTGTACCTCGGTCGCGCCGATGTCAACGCCGGCGCCGCGTACTCGTGGGTCGCCCGGGCGCTCCATCCCGCGCTCGGCTTCCTGTCGGGGTGGGCGCTCGTCATCTCCGCGACGATCTTCATGGTCGCGGGCGCCCTGCCTGCGGGCGCGATGACGGTGTCGCTGTTCGACCCGTCGCAGGCCGACAACGTGCCGCTCATCACGACGATCGGCGCGGTCTGGTTCGTCATCATGGCCGCGTGCGTCTACTTCGGCGTGAGCATCACCGCTCGCGCGCAGTGGATCATGTCGTGCATCGAGGTCGGCATCCTCATCGTCTTCGCCGCGCTCGCGCTCTTCCGCGCGGGCACCACCTCCCACGACGGCCCGGACTTCTCGTGGGACTGGCTGGGCTTCCAGCACCTCACCGGCCCCGGCGTCTTCGTCGGCGCAGCCCTCATCGCGGCCTTCTACTACTGGGGCTGGGATGTCTCGTCCAACCTCAACGAGGAGACCAAGGACGGTCACAAGTCGGCTGGCGCCGCGGGCCTCATCGGCGTCGGCATCGTGTTCGTGCTCTTCGAGATCTTCACGATCGCGACGCTCATCATGCTCTCCCAGGAGCAGATCGAGTCGAACAGCGCCAACATCCTGTCGGTGCTCGGCGACGTCATCTGGCCAGGTCTGGGCGGCAAGATCCTCATCATCGCGGTCGCGCTCTCGACGATCGCGACGCTCGAGACGACGCTCATCCAGGTGACCCGCACGCTGTTCGCGATGGGACGCGACCACACGATCCCCTCCCGGTTCGGACGCGTCCACCCCCGGTGGAAGACCCCGACGTTCGCGACGCTCGTGATCCTCGGCGTCTCGCTCGTGCTGTTCGTCGGATCCAACTTCCTCGGCAGCGTCGGCGACATCATGGAGAACGCCATCCTCTCGATCGGCCTGCAGATCGCGTTCTACTACACCCTGGCCGGCGTCGCCGTCGTCGTCGCGTACCGCCGGGTGCTGCTCCGATCCGTCAAGAACTTCATCCTCATCGGACTGTGGCCGGCGTCCGGCGCCGTCTTCATGGGATGGGCGTTCTTCGCATCGATCCCGCAGAACGACCCGATCGTGAACTGGCTCGGCATCGGCCTCATCGTGCTCGGCGTCATCCCGCTCGCGCTCTTCTTCCGCAAGGCGAAGGTGTACTACTCGCGGCGGCCGCTCGAGCTCCCGGCCGAGCTCGACCGCAAGGCACCGGTCGACGTCGACCTGCGTTCGCCCGAGCAGGTCGCGACGCTGCCGGACCCGAACACGACGACGGTCAAGACGATCGACGAGTGA
- a CDS encoding glutamate synthase subunit beta: MADPKGFLKVTERELPPRRPVPVRILDWKEVYEPGDSAVLRRQAGRCMDCGVPFCHKGCPLGNLIPEWNDLTWRGEGRAAIERLHATNNFPEFTGRLCPAPCESACVLGINQPAVTIKQIEVSIIDEAFGNGWVEPEPPGRLTGKTVAVVGSGPAGLAAAQQLTRAGHTVAVFERDDRIGGLLRYGIPDFKMEKKHLESRLRQMQDEGTKFRAGVEIGKDLSWSDLRARYDAVVIATGATLPRDLPIPGRDLAGVHFAMEYLVESNRATAGDSVPNQITAEGKHVVVIGGGDTGADCIGTAHRQGALSVTNLAIGRRPPGERPEHQPWPMTPTLFEVQSAHEEGGERSYLASTVEFVSNDAGEVRAIRVAETEYAADGRRVPKSGTERDIPADLVLIAMGFTGPERALLEEQLGTQFTGRGNVEREDDFVTTVPGVFVAGDAGRGQSLIVWAIAEGRAAAAQVDAYLMGTTSLPSPVRASDVAIGLQPA, encoded by the coding sequence GTGGCTGACCCGAAAGGCTTTCTGAAGGTCACCGAGCGCGAGCTTCCGCCGCGCCGACCGGTGCCTGTCCGCATCCTGGACTGGAAAGAGGTGTACGAGCCGGGCGATTCGGCCGTGCTCCGCCGCCAGGCCGGCCGCTGCATGGACTGCGGCGTGCCGTTCTGCCACAAGGGCTGCCCCCTCGGCAACCTGATCCCCGAGTGGAACGACCTCACCTGGCGCGGCGAGGGCCGCGCCGCGATCGAGCGCCTGCACGCGACGAACAACTTCCCGGAGTTCACGGGTCGCCTGTGCCCCGCGCCGTGCGAGAGCGCGTGCGTGCTCGGCATCAACCAGCCCGCCGTCACGATCAAGCAGATCGAGGTCTCGATCATCGACGAGGCCTTCGGCAACGGCTGGGTCGAGCCCGAGCCCCCGGGGCGTCTGACCGGCAAGACCGTCGCCGTCGTCGGCTCCGGCCCCGCCGGCCTCGCCGCCGCGCAGCAGCTGACGCGCGCCGGCCACACCGTCGCCGTGTTCGAGCGCGATGACCGCATCGGCGGGCTCCTCCGCTACGGCATCCCGGACTTCAAGATGGAGAAGAAGCACCTCGAGTCGCGCCTCCGTCAGATGCAGGACGAGGGCACCAAGTTCCGCGCCGGCGTCGAGATCGGCAAGGACCTCTCGTGGAGCGACCTGCGCGCGCGGTACGACGCCGTCGTGATCGCGACGGGCGCGACGCTGCCGCGCGACCTCCCCATCCCGGGACGCGACCTCGCGGGCGTGCACTTCGCGATGGAGTACCTCGTCGAGTCCAACCGGGCGACGGCGGGGGACTCGGTCCCCAACCAGATCACGGCCGAGGGGAAGCACGTCGTCGTCATCGGCGGCGGCGACACGGGCGCCGACTGCATCGGCACGGCGCACCGCCAGGGAGCCCTGAGCGTCACGAACCTCGCGATCGGCCGCCGCCCGCCGGGCGAGCGCCCCGAGCACCAGCCGTGGCCCATGACGCCGACGCTCTTCGAGGTGCAGTCCGCGCACGAAGAGGGCGGCGAGCGGTCCTACCTCGCGTCGACCGTCGAGTTCGTGAGCAACGACGCCGGCGAGGTGCGCGCGATCCGCGTGGCGGAGACGGAGTACGCCGCCGACGGCCGCCGCGTGCCCAAGAGCGGCACCGAGCGCGACATCCCGGCCGACCTCGTGCTCATCGCCATGGGCTTCACCGGCCCCGAGCGCGCGCTCCTCGAGGAGCAGCTCGGCACGCAGTTCACGGGGCGCGGCAACGTCGAGCGCGAAGACGACTTCGTCACGACGGTGCCCGGAGTCTTCGTCGCCGGCGACGCCGGCCGCGGCCAGTCCCTCATCGTCTGGGCGATCGCCGAAGGCCGCGCCGCGGCCGCGCAGGTCGACGCCTACCTGATGGGCACCACCTCGCTGCCCTCGCCCGTCCGGGCGTCCGATGTCGCGATCGGCCTCCAGCCCGCGTAG
- a CDS encoding response regulator: MTEQEQTASASAPRRVVVAEDESLIRLDIVEILRDNGFDVVGEAGDGETAVALATELRPDLVIMDVKMPQLDGISAAEKLSKNHIAPVVLLTAFSQKELVERASEAGALAYVVKPFTPNDLLPAIEIALARYDQIITLEAEVADMVERFETRKLVDRAKGLLNEKMGLSEPEAFRWIQKASMDRRLTMQDVAKAIIEQLAPKKG, encoded by the coding sequence GTGACAGAGCAAGAGCAGACCGCTTCGGCATCCGCCCCCCGTCGCGTCGTCGTGGCCGAAGATGAGTCGCTCATCCGGCTCGACATCGTCGAGATCCTCCGCGACAACGGGTTCGACGTCGTCGGCGAGGCGGGTGACGGTGAGACGGCGGTGGCACTCGCGACCGAGCTTCGCCCCGACCTCGTCATCATGGACGTCAAGATGCCGCAGCTCGACGGCATCAGCGCCGCCGAGAAGCTCAGCAAGAACCACATCGCCCCCGTCGTGCTGCTGACGGCGTTCAGCCAGAAGGAGCTCGTCGAGCGGGCGAGCGAGGCCGGTGCGCTCGCGTATGTCGTGAAGCCCTTCACGCCGAACGACCTGCTGCCGGCGATCGAAATCGCGCTGGCCCGCTACGACCAGATCATCACGCTCGAGGCCGAGGTCGCCGACATGGTCGAGCGCTTCGAGACCCGCAAGCTCGTCGACCGCGCGAAGGGCCTCCTCAACGAGAAGATGGGCCTGAGCGAGCCCGAGGCGTTCCGCTGGATCCAGAAGGCGTCGATGGACCGCCGCCTCACGATGCAGGACGTCGCCAAGGCCATCATCGAGCAGCTCGCGCCCAAGAAGGGCTGA
- a CDS encoding SHOCT domain-containing protein, producing MIFWWFLWIFYFIAYFYVIFFVIRDVFRDDKANGWIKALWIILLVFVPFLTGLIYVIVNGKGIAEREYQSRSRTVAEYDDYRPAASASPAEDIARAKALLDAGTISQGEYEALKSKALGNQYYGA from the coding sequence GTGATCTTCTGGTGGTTCCTCTGGATCTTCTACTTCATCGCGTACTTCTACGTGATCTTCTTCGTCATCCGCGACGTCTTCCGCGACGACAAGGCGAACGGGTGGATCAAGGCGCTCTGGATCATCCTCCTCGTCTTCGTGCCGTTCCTCACGGGCCTCATCTACGTCATCGTCAACGGCAAGGGCATCGCCGAGCGCGAGTACCAGTCCCGGTCGCGCACCGTGGCCGAGTACGACGACTACCGACCGGCGGCCTCCGCCAGTCCTGCAGAGGACATCGCGCGCGCCAAGGCGCTGCTCGACGCGGGCACGATCTCGCAGGGCGAGTACGAGGCGCTCAAGAGCAAGGCGCTCGGCAACCAGTACTACGGCGCATAA
- the gltB gene encoding glutamate synthase large subunit, producing MASSPRHNAGRPGMGDFPPKQGMYNPAFEKDACGLAMVATLRGEPGHDIIALALTALRNLEHRGAIGSDAGTGDGAGILTQMPDAFLRAVVGFDLPPVGEYAAGMVFLPVDAEARDEQKTGIERIAASENLVVLGWREVPTDDSHLGKLAHAAQPSFEQLFVSRPATGSEPALSGIALDRRVYRLRKRARRELDAYFVSLSSRTLGYKGMVTTLQLEPFYPDLSDERFMSELAVVHSRYSTNTFPSWPLAQPLRMLAHNGEINTVNGNRNWMRARQSQLESELLGDITPLLPICTEGASDSASFDEVLELLTLTGRSLPHAIMMMVPEAYEKQLGIDPKLRAFYDYHAMQMEPWDGPAALIFTDGTLVGATLDRNGLRPGRWTETTDGLIVIGSETGVLDFEPERIKRRGRLRPGRMFLVDTAQRRVIEDDEIKTQLAEMEPWQEWLDAGRVRLSELPEREHIVHPIASITRRQRTFGYTEEEVRILLTPMGQTGAEPLGAMGSDTPVAVLSDRPRLLFDYFTQQFAQVTNPPLDSIREEVVTSLALGLGPERNLLTSGPDHTRTVTLDFPVIDNDELAKIQHIDTALPGRTSVTIRGLYRVEAGHKGMQKRLAQMCDEVDQAIEDGAEFIVLSDRDSNKDLAPIPSLLMLAAVHHHLIRKQTRMKCGLVVEAGDVREVHHVATLIGYGASAVNPYLAMETVEYLVRAGFITGISPEKAVKNLIYALGKGVLKIMSKMGISTVSSYAGAQVFEAVGLSDDFIAKYFTGTESKLGGVGLDVIAAENAARHAYAYPEDAAVRAHERLWTGGEYQWRRDGSPHLFNPETVFRLQHSTRTRRYDIFREYTKLVDDQAAELKTLRGLFKLRTGRRTPVPIDEVEPVSSIVKRFSTGAMSYGSISREAHETLAIAMNRIGGKSNTGEGGEDVDRLLDPERRSSIKQVASGRFGVTSLYLTESDDIQIKLAQGAKPGEGGQLPPTKVYPWVARTRHATAGVGLISPPPHHDIYSIEDLKQLIFDLKRANPGARVHVKLVSQSGIGAVAAGTAKALADVILVSGHDGGTGASPLNSLKHAGTPWELGLAETQQTLMLNGMRDRVVVQVDGQLKTGRDVIIGALLGAEEFGFATAPLVVSGCIMMRVCHLDTCPVGVATQNPVLRSRFNGKPEFVVNFMEFIAEEVREYLAELGFRSLDEAIGHVELLDLNGAVEHWKANGLDLSPVLEGPAFAEDEPRRNARAQQHELEDHFDVPLIERAQDVIAHGGHIEIDLPIRNTERAVGTMLGHHVTRAHGQNGLPSGSIVVNLTGSAGQSFGAFMPAGITLRLEGDSNDYVGKGLSGGQIVIRPPRGATFDASQNVIAGNVIGYGATQGTMFLSGVVGERFFVRNSGATAVVEGVGDHALEYMTGGLAVILGTTGRNLGAGMSGGTAYVYRLDRDLVNREALASGELVLGEMGSGDAEILRDLLEQHVAETGSALAQSFLDDFDTVLDDFSRVLPRDYAAVLQTRQEAVAEGLDPDGDVVWNRILEVTGG from the coding sequence ATGGCATCGAGCCCCCGTCACAACGCCGGCCGGCCAGGCATGGGCGATTTCCCGCCGAAACAGGGCATGTACAACCCTGCCTTCGAGAAGGACGCCTGTGGTCTCGCCATGGTCGCGACCCTGCGCGGCGAGCCCGGGCATGACATCATCGCGCTCGCCCTGACGGCCCTGCGCAACCTCGAGCATCGAGGCGCCATCGGATCGGACGCCGGCACCGGCGACGGTGCGGGCATCCTCACCCAGATGCCCGACGCCTTCCTGCGCGCCGTGGTGGGCTTCGACCTGCCCCCGGTCGGGGAGTACGCCGCGGGCATGGTCTTCCTGCCGGTCGACGCCGAGGCGCGCGACGAGCAGAAGACCGGCATCGAGCGCATCGCCGCCAGCGAGAACCTCGTCGTGCTCGGCTGGCGCGAGGTGCCGACCGACGACTCCCACCTCGGCAAGCTCGCCCACGCGGCCCAGCCCTCGTTCGAGCAGCTCTTCGTCTCGCGCCCCGCGACGGGCTCCGAGCCGGCACTCTCCGGCATCGCGCTCGACCGTCGCGTCTACCGTCTGCGCAAGCGCGCCCGCCGCGAGCTGGACGCCTACTTCGTGTCGCTGTCGAGCCGCACCCTCGGCTACAAGGGCATGGTCACGACCCTCCAGCTCGAGCCGTTCTACCCCGACCTGTCGGACGAGCGCTTCATGTCGGAGCTCGCCGTCGTGCACTCGCGCTACTCGACGAACACCTTCCCGTCGTGGCCGCTCGCGCAGCCCCTGCGCATGCTCGCGCACAACGGCGAGATCAACACCGTCAACGGCAACCGCAACTGGATGCGGGCGCGCCAGTCGCAGCTCGAGTCCGAGCTGCTCGGCGACATCACGCCGCTCCTGCCGATCTGCACGGAGGGCGCGAGTGACTCGGCGTCGTTCGACGAGGTCCTCGAGCTCCTGACGCTCACGGGCCGGAGCCTCCCGCACGCCATCATGATGATGGTCCCCGAGGCGTACGAGAAGCAGCTCGGCATCGACCCGAAGCTGCGCGCGTTCTACGACTACCACGCCATGCAGATGGAGCCGTGGGACGGCCCCGCCGCGCTCATCTTCACCGACGGCACGCTCGTCGGCGCGACGCTCGACCGCAACGGCCTGCGCCCCGGGCGCTGGACCGAGACGACCGACGGCCTCATCGTCATCGGCAGCGAGACGGGCGTGCTCGACTTCGAGCCCGAGCGCATCAAGCGTCGCGGACGCCTGCGCCCCGGCCGCATGTTCCTGGTCGACACGGCTCAGCGCCGCGTGATCGAGGACGACGAGATCAAGACGCAGCTCGCCGAGATGGAGCCGTGGCAGGAGTGGCTCGACGCGGGCCGCGTGCGTCTCTCCGAGCTGCCGGAGCGCGAGCACATCGTGCACCCGATCGCGTCGATCACGCGCCGGCAGCGCACGTTCGGCTATACCGAGGAGGAGGTGCGCATCCTTCTCACGCCCATGGGCCAGACGGGCGCCGAGCCCCTCGGCGCGATGGGCAGCGACACCCCCGTCGCCGTGCTCAGCGACCGCCCGCGCCTGCTGTTCGACTACTTCACGCAGCAGTTCGCGCAGGTGACGAACCCGCCGCTCGACTCCATCCGCGAAGAGGTCGTCACCTCGCTCGCGCTGGGCCTCGGTCCCGAGCGCAACCTGCTCACGTCGGGCCCCGACCACACGCGCACCGTCACGCTGGACTTCCCGGTCATCGACAACGACGAACTGGCGAAGATCCAGCACATCGACACGGCGCTGCCGGGTCGCACCTCGGTGACGATCCGCGGTCTCTACCGCGTCGAGGCCGGCCACAAGGGCATGCAGAAGCGCCTCGCGCAGATGTGCGACGAGGTCGACCAGGCGATCGAGGACGGCGCGGAGTTCATCGTCCTGAGCGACCGCGACTCCAACAAGGACCTCGCGCCCATCCCGTCGCTGCTCATGCTCGCGGCCGTCCACCACCACCTCATCCGCAAGCAGACGCGCATGAAGTGCGGTCTCGTGGTCGAGGCAGGCGACGTCCGCGAAGTGCATCACGTCGCGACGCTCATCGGGTACGGCGCATCCGCCGTCAACCCGTATCTCGCGATGGAGACCGTCGAGTACCTCGTGCGCGCCGGCTTCATCACCGGAATCTCGCCCGAGAAGGCCGTCAAGAACCTGATCTACGCGCTCGGCAAGGGCGTGCTCAAGATCATGTCCAAAATGGGCATCTCGACCGTCTCGTCCTATGCGGGCGCGCAGGTGTTCGAGGCCGTCGGCCTCTCCGACGACTTCATCGCCAAGTACTTCACGGGCACCGAGTCGAAGCTCGGGGGAGTGGGCCTCGACGTGATCGCGGCCGAGAACGCCGCGCGGCACGCGTACGCGTACCCGGAGGATGCCGCGGTCCGCGCGCACGAGCGCCTGTGGACCGGCGGCGAGTACCAGTGGCGCCGCGACGGATCGCCGCACCTCTTCAACCCCGAGACGGTGTTCCGCCTGCAGCACTCGACGCGCACGCGCCGATACGACATCTTCCGCGAGTACACGAAGCTCGTCGACGACCAGGCGGCCGAGCTGAAGACGCTCCGCGGCCTGTTCAAGCTGCGCACGGGCCGGCGCACCCCCGTGCCGATCGACGAGGTCGAACCCGTCTCGTCGATCGTCAAGCGGTTCTCCACCGGCGCGATGAGCTACGGCTCGATCTCGCGCGAGGCGCACGAGACGCTCGCGATCGCGATGAACCGCATCGGCGGCAAGTCCAACACGGGCGAGGGCGGAGAGGACGTCGACCGTCTCCTCGACCCCGAGCGCCGCAGCTCGATCAAGCAGGTCGCGTCGGGTCGCTTCGGCGTCACGAGCCTCTACCTGACGGAGTCCGACGACATCCAGATCAAGCTCGCCCAGGGCGCCAAGCCCGGCGAGGGCGGTCAGCTGCCCCCGACCAAGGTGTACCCGTGGGTCGCGCGCACGCGGCATGCGACGGCGGGCGTCGGACTCATCTCCCCGCCCCCGCACCACGACATCTACTCGATCGAAGACCTCAAGCAGCTCATCTTCGACCTGAAGCGCGCCAACCCCGGCGCCCGGGTGCACGTCAAGCTCGTGAGCCAGTCCGGCATCGGCGCGGTCGCGGCGGGCACCGCCAAGGCCCTCGCCGACGTCATCCTGGTCTCCGGCCACGACGGCGGCACGGGTGCGAGCCCGCTGAACTCGCTCAAGCACGCGGGCACGCCGTGGGAGCTCGGCCTTGCCGAGACGCAGCAGACGCTCATGCTCAACGGCATGCGCGACCGCGTCGTGGTCCAGGTCGACGGGCAGCTCAAGACCGGACGCGACGTCATCATCGGCGCGCTGCTCGGCGCCGAGGAGTTCGGCTTCGCGACGGCTCCGCTCGTCGTGTCCGGCTGCATCATGATGCGCGTCTGCCACCTCGACACCTGCCCCGTGGGCGTCGCGACGCAGAACCCGGTCCTGCGGTCGCGCTTCAACGGCAAGCCGGAGTTCGTCGTGAACTTCATGGAGTTCATCGCCGAGGAGGTGCGCGAGTACCTCGCCGAACTGGGCTTCCGCTCGCTCGACGAGGCGATCGGGCACGTCGAGCTGCTCGACCTCAACGGCGCCGTGGAGCACTGGAAGGCGAACGGCCTCGACCTGTCGCCGGTGCTCGAGGGCCCCGCCTTCGCCGAGGACGAGCCCCGCCGCAACGCCCGGGCCCAGCAGCACGAGCTCGAGGACCACTTCGACGTTCCGCTCATCGAGCGCGCGCAGGACGTCATCGCGCACGGCGGCCACATCGAGATCGACCTGCCGATCCGCAACACCGAGCGCGCCGTCGGCACGATGCTGGGTCACCACGTCACCCGCGCCCACGGCCAGAACGGCCTTCCGTCGGGCTCGATCGTCGTCAACCTGACGGGCTCCGCCGGTCAGTCCTTCGGCGCCTTCATGCCTGCCGGCATCACGCTGCGGCTCGAGGGCGACTCGAACGACTACGTCGGCAAGGGTCTCTCGGGCGGGCAGATCGTCATCCGCCCGCCGCGCGGCGCGACCTTCGACGCGTCGCAGAACGTCATCGCCGGCAATGTCATCGGCTACGGCGCGACGCAGGGCACGATGTTCCTGAGCGGCGTCGTGGGCGAGCGCTTCTTCGTGCGCAACTCGGGCGCGACCGCCGTCGTCGAGGGCGTGGGCGACCACGCGCTCGAGTACATGACGGGCGGACTCGCCGTCATCCTCGGCACGACCGGCCGCAACCTCGGCGCCGGCATGTCCGGAGGCACCGCCTATGTGTACCGGCTCGACCGCGACCTCGTGAACCGCGAGGCGCTCGCGAGCGGCGAGCTCGTGCTCGGCGAGATGGGCTCGGGGGATGCCGAGATCCTCCGCGACCTGCTCGAGCAGCACGTCGCCGAGACCGGCTCGGCACTGGCCCAGTCGTTCCTCGACGACTTCGACACCGTTCTCGACGACTTCTCGCGGGTCCTTCCGCGCGACTACGCCGCAGTCCTGCAGACCCGCCAGGAGGCGGTCGCGGAGGGACTCGACCCCGACGGCGACGTCGTCTGGAACCGCATTCTGGAGGTGACGGGTGGCTGA
- the pyk gene encoding pyruvate kinase — protein MRRAKIVATLGPATSTYEMVRAIIEAGVDVARFNLSHGDYSVHENNFANVRKAAEDAGRPVAILVDLQGPKIRLGKFENGPHELAVGDIFKITTEDILGTKEIVSTTFKGLPNDVKPGDFLLIDDGKVRVQVVETDGTVVTTKVIVAGPVSNNKGINLPGVAVNVPALSEKDEADLRWGLQIGADLIALSFVRDAKDVQRVHVIMAEEGRHVPVIAKIEKPQAVDNLEEIIDAFDGIMVARGDLGVELPLEAVPIVQKRAVELCRRMAKPVIVATQMLESMIENPVPTRAETSDVANAVLDGADGVMLSGETSVGKYPVVVVETMARIVESTEEHGLERILPLTAKPRTQGGAITLAAVEVADFVEAKYLCLFTESGDTARRMSRIRSKIPMIAFTPEPAIRRRMALTWGVQSTLVEHVPHTDRMFIQVDDYLLSNDLAKVGDKVVVISGSPPGIIGSTNDIRVHKVGDAVHGAAPIYRQ, from the coding sequence ATGAGACGCGCCAAGATCGTCGCAACCCTCGGCCCCGCAACTTCGACGTACGAGATGGTCCGCGCGATCATCGAGGCCGGCGTCGACGTCGCGCGGTTCAACCTGAGTCACGGCGATTACTCCGTGCACGAGAACAACTTCGCCAACGTCCGCAAGGCGGCTGAGGACGCCGGACGCCCCGTCGCGATCCTCGTCGACCTGCAGGGCCCCAAGATCCGCCTCGGCAAGTTCGAGAACGGTCCGCACGAGCTCGCCGTCGGCGACATCTTCAAGATCACGACGGAAGACATCCTCGGCACCAAGGAGATCGTCTCGACGACCTTCAAGGGCCTGCCGAACGACGTCAAGCCCGGCGACTTCCTGCTGATCGACGACGGCAAGGTGCGCGTCCAGGTCGTCGAGACCGACGGCACCGTCGTCACCACCAAGGTGATCGTCGCGGGCCCCGTCTCCAACAACAAGGGCATCAACCTGCCGGGCGTCGCGGTCAACGTGCCCGCGCTGTCGGAGAAGGACGAGGCCGACCTCCGCTGGGGTCTGCAGATCGGCGCCGACCTGATCGCGCTCTCCTTCGTGCGCGACGCGAAGGACGTGCAGCGCGTCCACGTGATCATGGCCGAGGAGGGACGCCACGTCCCCGTCATCGCCAAGATCGAGAAGCCGCAGGCCGTCGACAACCTCGAGGAGATCATCGACGCCTTCGACGGAATCATGGTCGCCCGCGGCGACCTGGGCGTCGAGCTGCCGCTCGAGGCGGTGCCGATCGTCCAGAAGCGGGCCGTCGAGCTGTGCCGCCGCATGGCGAAGCCCGTCATCGTCGCGACGCAGATGCTCGAGTCGATGATCGAGAACCCCGTGCCCACCCGCGCCGAGACCTCCGACGTCGCCAACGCCGTCCTCGACGGCGCCGACGGTGTCATGCTCTCGGGCGAGACGAGCGTCGGAAAGTACCCGGTCGTCGTCGTCGAGACGATGGCCCGCATTGTCGAGTCGACCGAGGAGCACGGCCTCGAGCGCATCCTGCCGCTCACGGCCAAGCCCCGCACGCAGGGCGGCGCCATCACGCTCGCCGCCGTCGAGGTCGCCGACTTCGTCGAGGCGAAGTACCTCTGCCTGTTCACCGAGTCGGGTGACACCGCACGCCGCATGTCGCGCATCCGCTCGAAGATACCCATGATCGCCTTCACGCCCGAGCCGGCGATCCGTCGTCGCATGGCGCTCACGTGGGGCGTGCAGTCGACGCTCGTCGAGCACGTGCCCCACACCGACCGCATGTTCATCCAGGTCGACGACTACCTCCTCTCCAACGACCTCGCGAAGGTCGGAGACAAGGTCGTCGTCATCTCCGGATCGCCTCCCGGAATCATCGGGTCGACCAACGACATCCGCGTCCACAAGGTGGGAGACGCCGTCCACGGGGCGGCCCCGATCTACCGCCAGTAG